A genomic segment from Bubalus kerabau isolate K-KA32 ecotype Philippines breed swamp buffalo chromosome 21, PCC_UOA_SB_1v2, whole genome shotgun sequence encodes:
- the LOC129636031 gene encoding uncharacterized protein LOC129636031 → MTSGGTKRQREGPCACTGVSVLRLDAEAQNQASTWLRAGPSFSPGASVGTGRARGRSWAGPSAGTARARGAANQRPRRAGRRGQRGAGCHRRLARAAGGNLEVPPPPPQEGPGLAAPSGLREPFPATQRRSDAGESVGKSRCAGTREQPYLSSALPLLFFFEEGCAGERRPGSVRGRRGTLPATQVQTVPSVMLFQQASLENAL, encoded by the exons ATGACTTCAGGAGGTACTAAGCGACAGAGGGAAGG GCCTTGTGCATGCACGGGCGTGAGTGTTCTCCGCCTGGACGCCGAGGCGCAGAATCAAGCAAGCACGTGGCTACGCGCTGGGCCTTCCTTCAGTCCTGGGGCCTCGGTGGGCACCGGTAGGG CTCGGGGACGGAGCTGGGCGGGGCCGAGCGCCGGGACTGCCCGGGCGCGGGGCGCAGCCAACCAGCGGCCGCGGAGGGCGGGTCGGCGCGGGCAGAGGGGCGCGGGCTGTCACAGGCGCCTGGCGCGCGCTGCAGGTGGCAACTTGGAGgtgccaccgccgccgccgcaaGAGGGCCCGGGTCTGGCGGCCCCTTCCGGCCTCCGGGAGCCCTTTCCCGCCACCCAGCGGAGATCGGACGCGGGAGAATCCGTAGGAAAAAGCCGCTGCGCAGGGACCCGTGAGCAGCCCTACCTCTCCTCTGCCCTTCCGCTACTTTTTTTCTTCGAGGAAGGTTGTGCCGGGGAGCGGCGACCAGGCTCCGTGAGAGGCCGGAGAGGGACACTCCCGGCGACCCAG